In the genome of Carassius carassius chromosome 47, fCarCar2.1, whole genome shotgun sequence, one region contains:
- the LOC132130837 gene encoding rapamycin-insensitive companion of mTOR-like isoform X2, which yields MAMSIRGRPIRSIRMRGRNDSGEENVPLDLTRDPSENMREVLQNVAKQQGVSNMRKLGHLNNFIKLLISVGNSEEKFGFNYEEIILCLRLALLNEAKEVRAAGLRALRYLIKDSNILQKVLRLQVDYLIARCIDIQQSNEVERTQALRLVRKMITVNALLFPSSITNSLIAVGHDGPQERDRMVRACIAIICELALENPEIVAKRGGLSTILKNVIDCQLSRINEALMTTILHLLNHPHTRQYVRSDVELEQILAPYTDFHYIHNPDTSESQLKEDREARFLASRMSIVASLRSWSGIINLCKSGKSGNSGIQSLIGLLCIPNMEVRRGLLEVMYDLFRFPVPVVTQDFIEALLSVDPSRFQDSWRLSDGFVASEAKVILPHRARSRPDLMDNYLALLLCAFIHSGLLEGLVEVITSSDDNVSVCATILIGELLHMANTILPYSHSHHLHCLPTLMSMAASFDIPQEKRLRASAAVNYLKRFHEKKKRGPKPNSLYLDHIIRKSLAANYCRDQQQRPQRDIFVIKDTEEALMMCLRDSQILNHKQNLDWNWVLISTILKWPNANLRNNKEEQLHKFVRRLLFFYKPSSKLYASLELDHSKGRQLTVVGCQFIEFLLESDEDGQVYLEDLVKDIVQWLTSSSGLKPDRSLQSNGLLTTLSQHYFLFLGTLSAHPQGVKMLEKCSVFQCLLNLCTLKNQDHLLKLTVSTLDYSRDGLARVILSKILTAATDNSRLYATKHLRVLLRANVEFFSNWGIELLVTQLHDRNKAVSVEALDILDEACEDKANLHALIQMKPALTHLGDKGVLLLLRFLSIPKGFSYLNERGYVTKQLEKWQKEYNLKYVDLIEEQLNEALTTYRKPVDGDNYVRRSNQRLQRPNVFLPVHLYGQLVHDKTGCHLLEAQNVVSDLSYTLRCPVLDKWDGIKQLKAALWALGNIGTSNWGLNLLQEENIIPDIVALAHDCEVLSIRGTCLYVLGLISKTKQGCEVLKLHDWDAVRHNRRELWPVVPDEVEQNQNLQQQKQQQQPLIHLSSAPSTLSLNSESTSSRHNSESDSTQPSMYIMDDDKLESPELSEDQPLYFRPKLLKDRSPFTILASSRLVRNRFLNSLSGKKLRSTSDPKGTGSSSKLQGEPTLEGLRRIRTVTDPSIFSPVQGDVFSPVFTDGHLPKSPSVNLDTSFVGSKTSETQGSTSSIGELEVCLNKAGERSSGVGDTPREQTSRERLAGDGSTSGGGAQFKSRSQSFNTDTTTSGISSMSSSPSRETVGGMDSTTIDTDCVSLNTVISTQTVKTLNSLTPHSNHLPLSKSNSVLLMPPGSSHTLPRRAQSLKSPSVTTISSLTDCSFMYTSPRDALGYATLKRLQQQRIHPSLSHSEALASPAKDVLFADAITMKTGSLDSRLTPRRFLKALSFASLDKEDLLSPISQTSLQRSSSVRSMVSSATYGNSDDYIGLALPMNINSMFQIKDMPYFQKRTSPPSEDRSAKFFSGDADGSSEGSRHSVLRSQLSITELIAVSRSDQHQLLGVEETGLQEHNEENCLYCSGLYVLGCNLSTPTQSRTDYSDAPFSEWCNQSLHSLEVMPQSKFSGVSGCSDAVSQGSGGSTRSTELVLEVKNITEDAPACRVLLRKEVLRLVINLSSSVGTKGNETGLLTIKEKFPFAFDDICLYSEVSFLLANCMFRLASRRFIQELFQDVQFIPMYEEAESILTMPKKSTTVDRPSEQ from the exons ATGGCGATGAGCATCCGAGGCCGTCCTATCCGAAGTATACGGATGCGAG GTCGTAATGACAGTGGGGAGGAAAATGTACCGCTCGATCTCACGAGAG ACCCCTCCGAGAACATGCGAGAGGTTCTCCAGAATGTGGCCAAACAGCAAGGAGTCTCAAATATGCGCAAACTCGGCCACCTGAACAACTTCATCAAG CTGCTCATCAGTGTTGGGAATTCTGAGGAAAAGTTTGGCTTTAACTATGAAGAAATTATCCTATG CCTCAGGTTGGCACTGCTCAATGAGGCTAAGGAGGTGCGTGCGGCTGGTTTGCGTGCTCTCCGCTACCTCATCAAAGACAGTAACATTCTTCAGAAAGTGCTGCGGCTCCAGGTGGATTACTTGATTGCCAG GTGTATTGACATCCAGCAGAGTAATGAGGTGGAACGCACGCAAGCACTCAGGCTGGTAAGAAAG ATGATCACTGTGAACGCCCTGCTCTTCCCGAGCTCAATCACAAACTCCCTCATTGCTGTGGGTCACGATGGACCACAGGAGCGGGACCGTATGGTTCGTGCCTGCATCGCCATTATCTGTGAACTTG CACTGGAGAACCCTGAGATTGTAGCAAAGAGGGGTGGTCTCAGCACCATCCTGAAGAATGTAATCGACTGCCAGCTCAGTCGCATCAATGAGGCTCTGATGACCACCATCCTGCACCTGCTCAATCACCCACATACACGGCAATACGTTCGCTCTGATGTGGAGCTCGAG caaATCCTGGCACCTTACACAGACTTTCACTACATACACAATCCAGACACATCAGAAAGTCAACTCAA AGAAGACAGGGAGGCTCGATTTCTGGCCAGTAGGATGTCAATTGTCGCTTCCCTTCGCTCTTGGTCAG GCATCATCAATCTCTGCAAATCTGGCAAATCTGGCAACTCTGGAATCCAGTCTCTCATTGGTCTGCTGTGTATACCAAATATGGAAGTGAGG CGAGGTCTGCTGGAGGTTATGTATGATTTATTCAGATTCCCTGTTCCCGTGGTGACACAAGATTTTATAGAAGCGCTTCTCAGTGTGG ACCCCAGTAGGTTTCAGGACAGTTGGAGACTGTCAGATGGCTTTGTAGCCTCAGAAGCAAAAGTAATTCTTCCGCATAGGGCACGGTCCAG ACCAGATTTAATGGATAACTATCTCGCCTTACTACTTTGTGCTTTCATCCACAGTGGACTTTTAGAG GGCCTGGTTGAAGTGATCACTAGCAGTGATGATAATGTTTCAGTGTGTGCAACCATCCTCATAGGAGAACTCCTTCATATG GCCAACACCATTCTCCCCTACTCCCATAGTCACCACCTGCACTGCCTGCCCACTCTTATGAGCATGGCTGCTTCTTTTGACATCCCTCAGGAGAAAAGACT ACGGGCAAGTGCTGCGGTCAACTACTTAAAGCGATTTCATGAAAAGAAGAAACGAGGCCCCAAACCCAATAGCCTTTACTTGGACCACATTATTCGCAAATCACTGGCTGCTAACTACTGTCGGGACCAGCAGCAAAGGCCCCAGAGGGACATTTTTGTCATTAAG GACACTGAGGAAGCCCTGATGATGTGCCTCAGAGACAGTCAGATTCTAAATCATAAGCAGAATTTGGACTGGAACTGGGTCCTGATAAGTACCATACTTAAG TGGCCAAATGCCAACCTTCGAAACAACAAAGAGGAACAGTTGCACAA GTTTGTTCGAAGGCTGCTGTTCTTCTACAAGCCCAGCAGCAAGCTGTATGCTAGCCTGGAGCTGGACCACAGCAAGGGCAGGCAATTAACGGTGGTGGGCTGTCAGTTCATTGAGTTCCTGCTGGAGTCAGATGAG GATGGACAGGTGTATCTTGAGGACCTGGTGAAGGACATTGTGCAGTGGCTGACCTCGTCCTCTGGGCTTAAACCAGACAGAAGTCTGCAGAGCAATGGCCTCCTCACTACTCTCAGCCAGCACTACTTCCTGTTCCTCGGCACACTCTCTGCCCACCCCCAGGGTGTTAAGATGCTTGAGAAGTGCAGCGTCTTCCAATG CCTGCTGAACCTGTGCACCCTGAAGAACCAGGACCATCTTCTGAAGCTGACCGTTTCCACACTGGACTACAGTCGAGATGGCTTAGCACGAGTCATCCTCTCAAAGATCCTCACTGCTGCCACTGAT AATTCCAGGCTGTACGCCACCAAGCATCTGCGGGTGCTACTTCGAGCTAACGTGGAGTTCTTCAGCAACTGGGGTATTGAACTTCTGGTGACTCAGTTACACGACCGCAACAAGGCTGTCTCAGTGGAGGCTTTGGACATACTGGATGAGGCCTGTGAAGACAAG GCAAACCTACATGCGCTGATTCAGATGAAACCAGCACTAACTCACCTGGGAGACAAGGGTGTACTATTGCTGCTACG GTTTTTGTCCATTCCAAAGGGGTTCTCCTATCTAAATGAAAGGGGATATGTCACTAAACAACTGGAAAAGTGGCAGAAG GAATATAACCTCAAGTATGTGGACCTAATAGAGGAACAGCTAAATGAAGCACTCACTACTTACCGAAAACCAGTGGATGGGGATAACTATGTGCGACGGAGCAACCAAAG GTTACAAAGACCAAATGTTTTTCTTCCTGTGCATTTGTATGGGCAACTTGTACATGATAAGACAGGCTGTCATTTGCTGGAAGCTCAG AATGTAGTTTCAGACCTGAGCTACACTCTGCGCTGCCCAGTGCTGGACAAATGGGATGGCATCAAACAGCTCAAAGCTGCTCTTTGGGCCCTG GGAAACATTGGCACATCTAACTGGGGACTGAACCTGCTGCAGGAAGAGAATATAATTCCAGATATTGTCGCTCTTGCCCATGACTGTGAGGTTCTGTCTATTAGGGG GACATGTCTTTATGTTCTGGGACTCATTTCTAAAACTAAGCAGGGATGTGAGGTGCTCAAACTGCATGATTGGGATGCAGTTAGGCACAATCGCAGAGAGCTTTGGCCTGTGGTGCCGGATGAGGTGGAGCAGAACCAGAACCTACAGCAGcagaaacaacaacagcaacccCTCATCCACCTGTCCTCAGCGCCCAGCACCCTCAGCCTGAACTCTGAGTCCACCAGCTCTAGACATAACAGCGAGAGTGACTCCACTCAGCCTA GCATGTACATCATGGATGATGATAAGTTAGAAAGCCCTGAGCTTTCAGAGGATCAGCCACTGTACTTCAGGCCCAAACTCCTAAAGGACCGCAGCCCCTTCACCATATTAGCCTCCAGTCGACTTGTCCGTAACCGCTTCCTCAACTCCCTCTCCGGAAAGAAACTCCGTAGTACCAGTGACCCCAAAGGCACTGGTAGCAGCAGTAAACTCCAGGGTGAGCCCACATTAGAAGGCTTAAGGAGGATACGCACAGTTACAGATCCCTCTATATTCTCTCCAGTTCAGGGAGATGTCTTCAGTCCTGTATTTACTGATGGACATCTGCCGAAAAgccctagtgttaatctggatacCTCTTTTGTGGGCAGCAAGACTTCTGAAACTCAGGGCAGCACATCTAGCATTGGGGAGCTGGAGGTATGTCTGAACAAAGCTGGAGAACGGAGCTCAGGGGTTGGAGACACTCCCCGAGAGCAGACCAGTCGGGAAAGACTGGCCGGCGATGGCTCAACCTCTGGGGGCGGGGCTCAATTTAAGAGTCGCAGTCAGAGTTTCAACACAGACACGACCACCAGCGGCATCAGCTCCATGAGCTCCAGTCCATCCCGAGAGACGGTGGGTGGCATGGACTCTACTACCATCGACACAGACTGTGTTAGCCTCAATACGGTCATTAGCACTCAAACTGTCAAAACACTTAACTCTCTCACGCCCCATTCCAACCACCTGCCCCTGTCCAAATCTAACTCTGTACTGCTGATGCCACCAGGTTCCTCTCATACTTTGCCACGCAGGGCCCAGTCCCTTAAATCGCCCTCTGTCACGACCATTTCAAGCCTGACTGACTGTAGCTTCATGTACACCAGCCCTCGGGACGCACTGGGCTATGCTACCCTCAAACGACTACAGCAGCAGCGCATTCATCCTTCCCTTTCCCATAGCGAAGCACTCGCCTCACCTGCCAAAGATGTGCTCTTCGCCGATGCCATCACTATGAAAACTGGCAGCCTGGACTCCAGACTCACGCCACGCAG GTTTCTCAAGGCTTTGAGTTTTGCATCTCTGGATAAGGAGGATCTTCTGAGCCCTATCAGTCAGACCTCCCTGCAGCGCTCCTCCTCAGTGCGTTCCATGGTTTCCAGTGCCACATATGGCAACTCGGATGACTACATTGGCCTTGCACTCCCAATGAACATCAACAGCATGTTCCAG ATTAAAGACATGCCGTACTTCCAGAAGAGGACAAGTCCACCATCAGAAGACCGATCAGCAAAGTTCTTCTCAGGAGATGCAGATG GTTCCAGTGAAGGATCCAGGCATTCTGTTCTGCGATCTCAGCTTAGTATCACAGAGCTGATTGCGGTGAGCCGTTCAGACCAGCACCAGCTGCTGGGTGTAGAGGAGACTGGCCTGCAGGAGCACAACGAGGAGAACTGCCTTTACTGTTCAGGGCTCTACGTGCTTGGCTGCAATTTAAGCACTCCCACACAAAGCCGCACAG ACTATTCCGATGCTCCGTTTTCGGAATGGTGCAATCAGTCCTTACACAGCCTGGAAGTCATGCCTCAGTCCAAGTTCTCAGGAGTGTCTGGCTGCAGCGATGCTGTCTCTCAGGGCTCCGGTGGCAGCACACGCAGCACTGAGCTTGTTCTTG AGGTGAAAAATATTACAGAGGACGCTCCAGCCTGCCGTGTTCTTCTGAGGAAGGAGGTGCTTCGGCTGGTCATCAACCTGAGCTCCTCAGTCGGGACAAAAGGGAATGAAACTGGACTCCTCAC AATAAAGGAAAagtttccttttgcatttgatgACATCTGCCTTTATTCCGAAGTTTCATTCTTGCTGGCTAACTGCATGTTCAGACTGGCTTCACGACGCTTCATTCAGGAGCTCTTTCAAGATGTTCAGTTCATTCCG ATGTACGAGGAGGCTGAGAGCATTCTGACAATGCCCAAGAAGTCTACCACAGTAGATCGTCCATCAGAGCAGTGA
- the LOC132130837 gene encoding rapamycin-insensitive companion of mTOR-like isoform X1 produces the protein MAMSIRGRPIRSIRMRGRNDSGEENVPLDLTRDPSENMREVLQNVAKQQGVSNMRKLGHLNNFIKLLISVGNSEEKFGFNYEEIILCLRLALLNEAKEVRAAGLRALRYLIKDSNILQKVLRLQVDYLIARCIDIQQSNEVERTQALRLVRKMITVNALLFPSSITNSLIAVGHDGPQERDRMVRACIAIICELALENPEIVAKRGGLSTILKNVIDCQLSRINEALMTTILHLLNHPHTRQYVRSDVELEQILAPYTDFHYIHNPDTSESQLKEDREARFLASRMSIVASLRSWSGIINLCKSGKSGNSGIQSLIGLLCIPNMEVRRGLLEVMYDLFRFPVPVVTQDFIEALLSVDPSRFQDSWRLSDGFVASEAKVILPHRARSRPDLMDNYLALLLCAFIHSGLLEGLVEVITSSDDNVSVCATILIGELLHMANTILPYSHSHHLHCLPTLMSMAASFDIPQEKRLRASAAVNYLKRFHEKKKRGPKPNSLYLDHIIRKSLAANYCRDQQQRPQRDIFVIKDTEEALMMCLRDSQILNHKQNLDWNWVLISTILKWPNANLRNNKEEQLHKFVRRLLFFYKPSSKLYASLELDHSKGRQLTVVGCQFIEFLLESDEDGQVYLEDLVKDIVQWLTSSSGLKPDRSLQSNGLLTTLSQHYFLFLGTLSAHPQGVKMLEKCSVFQCLLNLCTLKNQDHLLKLTVSTLDYSRDGLARVILSKILTAATDNSRLYATKHLRVLLRANVEFFSNWGIELLVTQLHDRNKAVSVEALDILDEACEDKANLHALIQMKPALTHLGDKGVLLLLRFLSIPKGFSYLNERGYVTKQLEKWQKEYNLKYVDLIEEQLNEALTTYRKPVDGDNYVRRSNQRLQRPNVFLPVHLYGQLVHDKTGCHLLEAQNVVSDLSYTLRCPVLDKWDGIKQLKAALWALGNIGTSNWGLNLLQEENIIPDIVALAHDCEVLSIRGTCLYVLGLISKTKQGCEVLKLHDWDAVRHNRRELWPVVPDEVEQNQNLQQQKQQQQPLIHLSSAPSTLSLNSESTSSRHNSESDSTQPSMYIMDDDKLESPELSEDQPLYFRPKLLKDRSPFTILASSRLVRNRFLNSLSGKKLRSTSDPKGTGSSSKLQGEPTLEGLRRIRTVTDPSIFSPVQGDVFSPVFTDGHLPKSPSVNLDTSFVGSKTSETQGSTSSIGELEVCLNKAGERSSGVGDTPREQTSRERLAGDGSTSGGGAQFKSRSQSFNTDTTTSGISSMSSSPSRETVGGMDSTTIDTDCVSLNTVISTQTVKTLNSLTPHSNHLPLSKSNSVLLMPPGSSHTLPRRAQSLKSPSVTTISSLTDCSFMYTSPRDALGYATLKRLQQQRIHPSLSHSEALASPAKDVLFADAITMKTGSLDSRLTPRRYTKKCFRCLGQGSSKPHRRSLLPRFLKALSFASLDKEDLLSPISQTSLQRSSSVRSMVSSATYGNSDDYIGLALPMNINSMFQIKDMPYFQKRTSPPSEDRSAKFFSGDADGSSEGSRHSVLRSQLSITELIAVSRSDQHQLLGVEETGLQEHNEENCLYCSGLYVLGCNLSTPTQSRTDYSDAPFSEWCNQSLHSLEVMPQSKFSGVSGCSDAVSQGSGGSTRSTELVLEVKNITEDAPACRVLLRKEVLRLVINLSSSVGTKGNETGLLTIKEKFPFAFDDICLYSEVSFLLANCMFRLASRRFIQELFQDVQFIPMYEEAESILTMPKKSTTVDRPSEQ, from the exons ATGGCGATGAGCATCCGAGGCCGTCCTATCCGAAGTATACGGATGCGAG GTCGTAATGACAGTGGGGAGGAAAATGTACCGCTCGATCTCACGAGAG ACCCCTCCGAGAACATGCGAGAGGTTCTCCAGAATGTGGCCAAACAGCAAGGAGTCTCAAATATGCGCAAACTCGGCCACCTGAACAACTTCATCAAG CTGCTCATCAGTGTTGGGAATTCTGAGGAAAAGTTTGGCTTTAACTATGAAGAAATTATCCTATG CCTCAGGTTGGCACTGCTCAATGAGGCTAAGGAGGTGCGTGCGGCTGGTTTGCGTGCTCTCCGCTACCTCATCAAAGACAGTAACATTCTTCAGAAAGTGCTGCGGCTCCAGGTGGATTACTTGATTGCCAG GTGTATTGACATCCAGCAGAGTAATGAGGTGGAACGCACGCAAGCACTCAGGCTGGTAAGAAAG ATGATCACTGTGAACGCCCTGCTCTTCCCGAGCTCAATCACAAACTCCCTCATTGCTGTGGGTCACGATGGACCACAGGAGCGGGACCGTATGGTTCGTGCCTGCATCGCCATTATCTGTGAACTTG CACTGGAGAACCCTGAGATTGTAGCAAAGAGGGGTGGTCTCAGCACCATCCTGAAGAATGTAATCGACTGCCAGCTCAGTCGCATCAATGAGGCTCTGATGACCACCATCCTGCACCTGCTCAATCACCCACATACACGGCAATACGTTCGCTCTGATGTGGAGCTCGAG caaATCCTGGCACCTTACACAGACTTTCACTACATACACAATCCAGACACATCAGAAAGTCAACTCAA AGAAGACAGGGAGGCTCGATTTCTGGCCAGTAGGATGTCAATTGTCGCTTCCCTTCGCTCTTGGTCAG GCATCATCAATCTCTGCAAATCTGGCAAATCTGGCAACTCTGGAATCCAGTCTCTCATTGGTCTGCTGTGTATACCAAATATGGAAGTGAGG CGAGGTCTGCTGGAGGTTATGTATGATTTATTCAGATTCCCTGTTCCCGTGGTGACACAAGATTTTATAGAAGCGCTTCTCAGTGTGG ACCCCAGTAGGTTTCAGGACAGTTGGAGACTGTCAGATGGCTTTGTAGCCTCAGAAGCAAAAGTAATTCTTCCGCATAGGGCACGGTCCAG ACCAGATTTAATGGATAACTATCTCGCCTTACTACTTTGTGCTTTCATCCACAGTGGACTTTTAGAG GGCCTGGTTGAAGTGATCACTAGCAGTGATGATAATGTTTCAGTGTGTGCAACCATCCTCATAGGAGAACTCCTTCATATG GCCAACACCATTCTCCCCTACTCCCATAGTCACCACCTGCACTGCCTGCCCACTCTTATGAGCATGGCTGCTTCTTTTGACATCCCTCAGGAGAAAAGACT ACGGGCAAGTGCTGCGGTCAACTACTTAAAGCGATTTCATGAAAAGAAGAAACGAGGCCCCAAACCCAATAGCCTTTACTTGGACCACATTATTCGCAAATCACTGGCTGCTAACTACTGTCGGGACCAGCAGCAAAGGCCCCAGAGGGACATTTTTGTCATTAAG GACACTGAGGAAGCCCTGATGATGTGCCTCAGAGACAGTCAGATTCTAAATCATAAGCAGAATTTGGACTGGAACTGGGTCCTGATAAGTACCATACTTAAG TGGCCAAATGCCAACCTTCGAAACAACAAAGAGGAACAGTTGCACAA GTTTGTTCGAAGGCTGCTGTTCTTCTACAAGCCCAGCAGCAAGCTGTATGCTAGCCTGGAGCTGGACCACAGCAAGGGCAGGCAATTAACGGTGGTGGGCTGTCAGTTCATTGAGTTCCTGCTGGAGTCAGATGAG GATGGACAGGTGTATCTTGAGGACCTGGTGAAGGACATTGTGCAGTGGCTGACCTCGTCCTCTGGGCTTAAACCAGACAGAAGTCTGCAGAGCAATGGCCTCCTCACTACTCTCAGCCAGCACTACTTCCTGTTCCTCGGCACACTCTCTGCCCACCCCCAGGGTGTTAAGATGCTTGAGAAGTGCAGCGTCTTCCAATG CCTGCTGAACCTGTGCACCCTGAAGAACCAGGACCATCTTCTGAAGCTGACCGTTTCCACACTGGACTACAGTCGAGATGGCTTAGCACGAGTCATCCTCTCAAAGATCCTCACTGCTGCCACTGAT AATTCCAGGCTGTACGCCACCAAGCATCTGCGGGTGCTACTTCGAGCTAACGTGGAGTTCTTCAGCAACTGGGGTATTGAACTTCTGGTGACTCAGTTACACGACCGCAACAAGGCTGTCTCAGTGGAGGCTTTGGACATACTGGATGAGGCCTGTGAAGACAAG GCAAACCTACATGCGCTGATTCAGATGAAACCAGCACTAACTCACCTGGGAGACAAGGGTGTACTATTGCTGCTACG GTTTTTGTCCATTCCAAAGGGGTTCTCCTATCTAAATGAAAGGGGATATGTCACTAAACAACTGGAAAAGTGGCAGAAG GAATATAACCTCAAGTATGTGGACCTAATAGAGGAACAGCTAAATGAAGCACTCACTACTTACCGAAAACCAGTGGATGGGGATAACTATGTGCGACGGAGCAACCAAAG GTTACAAAGACCAAATGTTTTTCTTCCTGTGCATTTGTATGGGCAACTTGTACATGATAAGACAGGCTGTCATTTGCTGGAAGCTCAG AATGTAGTTTCAGACCTGAGCTACACTCTGCGCTGCCCAGTGCTGGACAAATGGGATGGCATCAAACAGCTCAAAGCTGCTCTTTGGGCCCTG GGAAACATTGGCACATCTAACTGGGGACTGAACCTGCTGCAGGAAGAGAATATAATTCCAGATATTGTCGCTCTTGCCCATGACTGTGAGGTTCTGTCTATTAGGGG GACATGTCTTTATGTTCTGGGACTCATTTCTAAAACTAAGCAGGGATGTGAGGTGCTCAAACTGCATGATTGGGATGCAGTTAGGCACAATCGCAGAGAGCTTTGGCCTGTGGTGCCGGATGAGGTGGAGCAGAACCAGAACCTACAGCAGcagaaacaacaacagcaacccCTCATCCACCTGTCCTCAGCGCCCAGCACCCTCAGCCTGAACTCTGAGTCCACCAGCTCTAGACATAACAGCGAGAGTGACTCCACTCAGCCTA GCATGTACATCATGGATGATGATAAGTTAGAAAGCCCTGAGCTTTCAGAGGATCAGCCACTGTACTTCAGGCCCAAACTCCTAAAGGACCGCAGCCCCTTCACCATATTAGCCTCCAGTCGACTTGTCCGTAACCGCTTCCTCAACTCCCTCTCCGGAAAGAAACTCCGTAGTACCAGTGACCCCAAAGGCACTGGTAGCAGCAGTAAACTCCAGGGTGAGCCCACATTAGAAGGCTTAAGGAGGATACGCACAGTTACAGATCCCTCTATATTCTCTCCAGTTCAGGGAGATGTCTTCAGTCCTGTATTTACTGATGGACATCTGCCGAAAAgccctagtgttaatctggatacCTCTTTTGTGGGCAGCAAGACTTCTGAAACTCAGGGCAGCACATCTAGCATTGGGGAGCTGGAGGTATGTCTGAACAAAGCTGGAGAACGGAGCTCAGGGGTTGGAGACACTCCCCGAGAGCAGACCAGTCGGGAAAGACTGGCCGGCGATGGCTCAACCTCTGGGGGCGGGGCTCAATTTAAGAGTCGCAGTCAGAGTTTCAACACAGACACGACCACCAGCGGCATCAGCTCCATGAGCTCCAGTCCATCCCGAGAGACGGTGGGTGGCATGGACTCTACTACCATCGACACAGACTGTGTTAGCCTCAATACGGTCATTAGCACTCAAACTGTCAAAACACTTAACTCTCTCACGCCCCATTCCAACCACCTGCCCCTGTCCAAATCTAACTCTGTACTGCTGATGCCACCAGGTTCCTCTCATACTTTGCCACGCAGGGCCCAGTCCCTTAAATCGCCCTCTGTCACGACCATTTCAAGCCTGACTGACTGTAGCTTCATGTACACCAGCCCTCGGGACGCACTGGGCTATGCTACCCTCAAACGACTACAGCAGCAGCGCATTCATCCTTCCCTTTCCCATAGCGAAGCACTCGCCTCACCTGCCAAAGATGTGCTCTTCGCCGATGCCATCACTATGAAAACTGGCAGCCTGGACTCCAGACTCACGCCACGCAG GTATACTAAAAAGTGCTTCAGATGTCTGGGCCAAGGTTCAAGCAAGCCCCATCGCAGATCTCTGCTGCCACG GTTTCTCAAGGCTTTGAGTTTTGCATCTCTGGATAAGGAGGATCTTCTGAGCCCTATCAGTCAGACCTCCCTGCAGCGCTCCTCCTCAGTGCGTTCCATGGTTTCCAGTGCCACATATGGCAACTCGGATGACTACATTGGCCTTGCACTCCCAATGAACATCAACAGCATGTTCCAG ATTAAAGACATGCCGTACTTCCAGAAGAGGACAAGTCCACCATCAGAAGACCGATCAGCAAAGTTCTTCTCAGGAGATGCAGATG GTTCCAGTGAAGGATCCAGGCATTCTGTTCTGCGATCTCAGCTTAGTATCACAGAGCTGATTGCGGTGAGCCGTTCAGACCAGCACCAGCTGCTGGGTGTAGAGGAGACTGGCCTGCAGGAGCACAACGAGGAGAACTGCCTTTACTGTTCAGGGCTCTACGTGCTTGGCTGCAATTTAAGCACTCCCACACAAAGCCGCACAG ACTATTCCGATGCTCCGTTTTCGGAATGGTGCAATCAGTCCTTACACAGCCTGGAAGTCATGCCTCAGTCCAAGTTCTCAGGAGTGTCTGGCTGCAGCGATGCTGTCTCTCAGGGCTCCGGTGGCAGCACACGCAGCACTGAGCTTGTTCTTG AGGTGAAAAATATTACAGAGGACGCTCCAGCCTGCCGTGTTCTTCTGAGGAAGGAGGTGCTTCGGCTGGTCATCAACCTGAGCTCCTCAGTCGGGACAAAAGGGAATGAAACTGGACTCCTCAC AATAAAGGAAAagtttccttttgcatttgatgACATCTGCCTTTATTCCGAAGTTTCATTCTTGCTGGCTAACTGCATGTTCAGACTGGCTTCACGACGCTTCATTCAGGAGCTCTTTCAAGATGTTCAGTTCATTCCG ATGTACGAGGAGGCTGAGAGCATTCTGACAATGCCCAAGAAGTCTACCACAGTAGATCGTCCATCAGAGCAGTGA